One segment of Niabella beijingensis DNA contains the following:
- a CDS encoding DeoR/GlpR family DNA-binding transcription regulator: MKNITERHEFILNKLKKEGKVAILDLAEEINISSVTIRKDLKMLEDKNLLFRTKGGGSLTNPYAIDKPINEKELINSDSKRKIARAALQLIGQTDSIMIGSGTTVFELARVLYPDHKMTAITPALKVGLELNNRPNIEVLQLGGLIRPNSSSVAGTQALQVLDEISCDLLFLGVDGIDLEHGVSISNISEASLNRKMIEVSQRLILLADSSKFNKRGLGKICNLDQVEYIVTDKKISEKTLFALQEKGIKIVLA; this comes from the coding sequence ATGAAAAATATTACAGAAAGACATGAATTTATCCTGAATAAACTCAAAAAAGAAGGAAAAGTGGCAATTTTGGATCTGGCAGAGGAGATCAATATTTCCAGCGTAACCATCCGGAAAGATCTGAAAATGCTGGAAGACAAGAACCTGCTGTTCCGGACCAAGGGCGGCGGATCGCTAACCAATCCTTATGCTATTGATAAGCCGATCAATGAAAAAGAACTGATCAACTCCGATTCAAAAAGAAAGATCGCCCGAGCGGCATTACAGCTGATCGGCCAGACCGATTCCATCATGATCGGCTCGGGAACCACCGTTTTTGAACTGGCCCGTGTATTGTATCCCGATCATAAAATGACGGCCATCACCCCGGCACTTAAAGTGGGGCTGGAACTGAATAACCGGCCCAATATCGAAGTACTTCAACTGGGGGGACTGATCCGTCCGAACTCTTCTTCGGTTGCAGGAACCCAGGCGCTGCAGGTACTGGATGAAATATCCTGTGACCTGTTATTCCTTGGTGTGGACGGGATCGACCTGGAACACGGCGTTTCGATCTCCAATATCTCCGAAGCCTCGCTGAACCGGAAAATGATCGAAGTATCGCAACGCCTGATACTGCTTGCCGACAGCTCTAAATTCAACAAACGCGGACTGGGCAAGATCTGTAACCTGGATCAGGTGGAATACATTGTTACCGATAAAAAAATATCCGAAAAAACACTTTTTGCCCTTCAGGAAAAAGGAATAAAGATCGTGCTTGCCTGA